Proteins from one Chaetodon auriga isolate fChaAug3 chromosome 19, fChaAug3.hap1, whole genome shotgun sequence genomic window:
- the arpc3 gene encoding actin-related protein 2/3 complex subunit 3, with translation MPAYHSSLMIPDTKLVGNMALLPLKTKFKGPAKGDGIESDIIDEAIYYFKANVFFKNYEIKNEADRTLIYVTLYISECLKKLQKCSSRSQGEKEMYTLGITNFPIPGEPGFPLNAMYVKPANKQEEDTMRAYLQQIRQETGLRLCDRVFDPQTDKPSKWWVCFVKKQFMNKSLSAPGQ, from the exons ATGCCG GCGTATCACTCAAGCCTGATGATCCCCGACACCAAGCTGGTGGGGAATATGGCTTTGCTTCCCCTTAAAACCAAGTTCAAGGGACCAGCCAAAGGAGACG gcATAGAGTCAGACATCATTGATGAGGCGATCTACTACTTCAAGGCCAATGTTTTCTTTAAGAACTATGAAATCAAG aatGAGGCGGACAGGACGCTGATCTATGTCACACTCTACATTTCTGAATGCCTCAAGAAGCTACAGAAG TGCAGCTCCAGGAGCcagggagagaaggagatgtACACTCTGGGTATCACTAACTTTCCCATTCCAGGAGAACCTGGCTTCCCACTGAATGCCATGTATGTCAAACCTGCGAACAAGCAGGAGGAAG ATACTATGAGGGCGTACCTCCAGCAGATCCGTCAGGAGACCGGCTTGAGGCTATGTGACCGTGTGTTTGACCCCCAGACAGACAAACCCAGCAAG TGGTGGGTGTGCTTTGTCAAGAAGCAGTTCATGAACAAAAGTCTGTCAGCTCCCGGACAGTGA
- the rnf170 gene encoding E3 ubiquitin-protein ligase RNF170 produces the protein MEDNQCGDLDYLIQDEDTLIEGVSNQVLFVVVLSVTFLAGLLTLLCRQDEQNIHPENQEHVRAVRQQLQTEQDENSQAETRQQYYTDMSCPVCLQQAVLPVETNCGHLFCGSCIIAYWRYGTWLGAINCPICRQMVTLLFPLFHEHAAPQRVQDGDAEPLLILRDINDYNRRFSGQPRSLMDRLRDVPTLLRHAFREMFSVGGLFWMFRIRILLCLVGALTYLASPLDILPEALFGLLGFMDDFFVILLLFVYISIMYREVVTQRLNG, from the exons ATGGAGGACAATCAATGTGGGGACTTGGACTACCTGATCCAAGATGAGGACACCCTCATTGAGGGTGTCAGCAACCAGGTCTTGTTTGTTGTGGTGCTCAGTGTCACCTTCCTCGCAGGCCTCCTCACTCTGCTCTGTAG ACAAGACGAGCAGAACATCCATCCTGAGAATCAGGAGCACGTTCGAGCCGTTCGACAGCAGCTCCAAACAGAGCAG GATGAAAATTCTCAGGCGGAGACCAGGCAGCAGTATTACACAGACATGTCTTGTCCAGTGTGTTTACAACAGGCCGTTCTGCCTGTGGAAACCAATTGTGGACACCTTTTCTGTG GCTCCTGCATTATAGCTTACTGGAGGTATGGCACCTGGTTGGGTGCTATCAACTGCCCCATCTGCAGACAAATG GTAACGTTGCTCTTCCCGCTATTTCATGAGCACGCCGCTCCGCAGAGGGTCCAGGATGGAGATGCAGAACCTCTGCTGATATTAAGAGACATTAATGATTATAACCGCAGGTTCTCGGGCCAGCCAAGATCT TTAATGGACAGGCTGCGAGATGTGCCCACCCTGCTTCGTCATGCCTTTAGAGAGATGTTTTCTGTGGGTGGCCTCTTCTGGATGTTCAGGATTCGGATTCTCCTCTGCCTAGTTGGTGCACTCACCTACCTGGCCTCGCCGCTCGACATCCTCCCCGAGGCACTTTTCGGTCTCCTGGGATTCATGGACGATTTCTTCGTGATCCTACTCCTCTTTGTGTACATCTCCATCATGTACAGAGAGGTGGTCACACAGAGACTGAATGGCTAG
- the ube2g1b gene encoding ubiquitin-conjugating enzyme E2G 1b: MTEQSSLLLRKQLAELNKNPVEGFSAGLVDDDDIYQWEVVVIGPQDTLFEGGFFKATLTFPRDYPLRPPKMKFVTEIWHPNVAKNGDVCISILHEPGEDKYGYEKPEERWLPIHTVETIMISVISMLADPNGDSPANVDAAKEWREDPRGVFKKKVARCVRRSQEMAFD; this comes from the exons ATGACGGAACAGTCCTCGTTGTTACTACGTAAACAATTAGCAG AGCTCAACAAGAACCCAGTGGAAGGCTTCTCTGCCGGTCTTGTAGACGATGATGACATCTATCAGTGGGAAGTGGTCGTCATCGGGCCTCAAGACACGTTATT TGAAGGAGGTTTCTTCAAAGCCACCTTAACTTTCCCCCGTGACTATCCGTTGAGGCCTCCAAAGATGAAGTTTGTCACAGAAATCTGGCATCCAAATG TGGCAAAAAATGGCGACGTCTGCATCTCCATCCTGCACGAACCTGGCGAGGACAAGTATGGCTATGAGAAGCCCGAAGAGCGCTGGCTGCCAATCCATACAGTAGAGACCATCATGATCAGCGTTATCTCCATGCTGGCAGACCCCAATGGAGACTCTCCTGCCAATGTGGATGCAGCT AAAGAGTGGAGGGAGGATCCTAGAGGAGTTTTTAAGAAAAAGGTGGCACGCTGTGTGCGGAGGAGTCAAGAGATGGCTTTCGACTAA
- the gpn3 gene encoding GPN-loop GTPase 3, translating into MPRYAQLVMGPAGSGKSTYCSTMVQHVESLNRSVQVVNLDPAAEHFDYPVMADIRELIQVDDVMEDQSLRFGPNGGLVFCMEYFANNFDWLEESLGHVEDDYILFDCPGQIELYTHLPVMRQLVEQLQQWEFRVCGVFLVDSQFMVESFKFISGVMAALSAMVSLEIPQVNIMTKMDLLSPKAKKEIEKYLDPDMYAMMEDNSDTIRSTKFKKLTQAICGLIDDYSMVRFLPFDCTDEEGINIVLQHIDFSIQYGEDLELKEPKEVGEEPGDLNYDEIFQDKVDS; encoded by the exons ATGCCTCGTTATGCGCAGCTGGTGATGGGCCCGGCGGGTAGCGGTAAG agTACCTACTGCTCCACCATGGTCCAGCACGTAGAGAGCCTAAACCGCTCAGTTCAGGTGGTCAACCTGGACCCGGCGGCTGAGCACTTTGACTATCCTGTCATGGCAG ACATCCGCGAGCTTATCCAGGTGGATGATGTGATGGAGGACCAGTCCCTCAGATTCGGCCCTAACGGAGGCCTGGTCTTCTGCATGGAGTACTTCGCCAACAACTTTGACTGGCTGGAGGAAAGCCTGGGTCATGTGGAGGATGACTACATACTGTTCGACTGCCCAG GTCAGATTGAACTTTACACACACCTCCCTGTCATGAGGCAGCTGgtggagcagctccagcagtggGAGTTTCGGGTGTGTGGGGTCTTTCTGGTAGACTCCCAGTTCATGGTGGAGTCTTTTAAG TTCATCTCAGGAGTCATGGCTGCTCTGAGTGCTATGGTGTCATTAGAGATCCCTCAAGTAAACATAATGACAAAAATGGACCTGCTTAGTCCCAAAGCCAAGAAGGAAATTGAAAA GTACCTGGACCCAGACATGTACGCAATGATGGAAGATAACTCCGATACCATCAGAAGCACAAAGTTCAAGAAGCTGACTCAAGCCATCTGTGGTCTG attgaTGACTACAGTATGGTGAGATTCCTGCCTTTTGACTGCACAGATGAGGAAGGTATTAACATAGTGCTGCAACATATTGACTTCTCCATACAGTATGGAGAGGACCTGGAGTTGAAGGAGCCAAAG GAGGTTGGTGAAGAGCCTGGTGACCTAAATTATGATGAGATTTTTCAAGACAAGGTGGACAGCTGA